The window CGTCTTTTCCTGTGTCTTTCGCTCGGGCGTTCCCATGAGCCGTTCGCCCGCCGCGCGTGCGTTTGCCGCCGCATCCTGGCCGGCTTGTGCAGCGTCGGCAGCCCTTTGCTGTGCGCCCTCGATCGCCGACTGTCCGGAAGCGCCGAAGTCCGGCAGTCCGCCGACTGCCTCCGATGCAGCGTCAAGTCCCGGAACAGCCGGCGGCGTTGGCGCCTGCGGCGCCTGAGGTCCTGCAATCGCCATGAAAATCCCTTCTCCCTACAGAAAAGGCTTCGTGGAAAAGTCCACGAAGCCTTGAAATATCTGGCGGAGAGGGTGGGATTCGAACCCACGGTACATTGCTGCACACTTGATTTCGAGTCAAGCACCTTCGACCACTCGGACACCTCTCCTCAAAGGTACTGTGCTAGTTTACCATATCTTTTTCCGCTTGTAAAGGGGCGCGGTGCACGTTTCTTGGCACACTGCGCACGATACTGCACGATACTTGCAAAGTGGATGCTCGTGCGGGCTTACAGCGTGCCGAAGATGCGGTCACCGGCGTCGCCCAAGCCGGGGACGATGTAGCCGTGTTCGTTGAGATGGTCGTCGACGGCAGCGGTGTAGATGGGGATGTCCGGGTGTGCCGTATTGACGGCGCGTACACCTTCCGGTGCAGCGACGAGACAGAGGAGCACGATGTTCTTCGCGCCCTTCTTCTTCAAGAGGTCGAGCGCTGCGGCGGAACTGCCGCCCGTGGCGAGCATGGGGTCGACGACGATGAACAGGCGCTCACTGATGTCGCCCGGCAGTTTGCAGAAGTATTCGACGGGCTGCAGCGTCTCGGGATCACGGTAGAGTCCGATGTGTCCGACGCGGGCGGCGGGGACGAGGCGCAGCACGCCTTCCGCCATGCCGAGTCCCGCACGAAGAATGGGAACGATGCCGAGTTTCTTGCCTACGAGCTTCTTCGCATGGCAGGCTGCGACGGGCGTCTCGATCTCTACATCCTCAAGCGGCAGGTCGCGCGTGATCTCGTAAGCCATGAGCATGGCGATCTCTTCGAGAAGTTCGCGGAAGTCCTTCGTACCCGTTTCCTTTTGGCGCATGAGCGTGAGTTTGTGCTGGACGAGCGGATGATCGACGATGTGTACAGCGAGATCCGCCTGGTTTTCCTGAGTCATGGGATGCCTCCTCACTCGTAAAGGGGATATTTTTCGCAAAGGGCGTCAACGCGTTTTCTTGCTTCCTCCTGCGCAGCCGTGTCCGTCGCATGATCGAGCACGAGCGCGATGATGGCAGCGACCTCTTCCATGTCGGTCTCTTTGAAGCCACGCGTCGTGAGCGCGGGCGAGCCGAGACGGATGCCGCTCGTGACGAAGGGGGATAAAGGCTCGAAGGGGATCGTGTTGCGGTTTGCCGTGATGCCGACGCCGTCGAGGAGGTTCTGCGCCTCCTTGCCCGTGACGCCCTTGCTCCTGAGGTCGACGAGCATCAGGTGGTTGTCCGTGCCGCCCGAAACGATGCGGAAGCCCTTTTCCTGCAAAGAGGCGGCAAGCGTCTTTGCATTCTTCACGACCTGTGCGGCGTATTCCTTGAAGGCGGGCTGCAGCGCTTCTTCCAAGGCGACGGCCTTCGCCGCGATGACGTGCATCAAGGGGCCGCCCTGGATGCCGGGGAAGATCGCCTTGTTGAACTGTGCGCCGAATTCCGCGTCCTTCGTGAGGATCATGCCGCCCCGAGGGCCGCGAAGCGTCTTGTGCGTCGTCGTCGTCACGACGTCCGCCCACGGCAGCGGGCTTGGATGCATGCCGCCCGCGACGAGTCCCGCGATGTGCGCCATGTCGACCATGAGGTAGGCGCCGACCGCCTTGGCGATGGCGGAGAGCCGCTCGAAGTCGATGATGCGCGCATAGGCGGAAGCGCCGGCGACGATGAGCTTCGGCTTGACCTCCTTCGCCTGCTTTTCCAGCGCATCGTAGTCGATGCACTCTGTCTCTTTGTCCACACCATAGGGGACGACGTGGAAGTACTTGCCCGACATGTTGACGGCGCTGCCGTGCGTGAGGTGTCCGCCGTCCGTGAGATTCATGCCCATGTAGGTGTCGCCGGGCGAAAGCAGCGAGAAGAACACCGCCATGTTTGCCTGTGCGCCCGAGTGCGGCTGCACGTTGACATAGCCTGCGCCGAACAGCTCTTTCGCACGCTCGATGGCAAGCGTCTCGACGACGTCGACGCACTCGCAGCCGCCGTAGTAGCGCTTGCCCGGGTAGCCCTCGGCGTACTTGTTCGTGAGCACGCTTCCCTGCGCCTCCATGACGGCGCGGCTCACGATGTTCTCCGAAGCGATCAGCTCAAGCTTGTGACGCTGGCGCGAAAGCTCCGCCTCAAGCGCCGAAGCGATCTTCTCATCGGTCTTCTTCAATGTATCCATCAATGCCATACATTTCCCTCCTGATCCGTCGATAACGGGGACACCCCCCGTTTCCTGCCTATCCATACTATGTTATTGTACTATGAATTCTTAGCCTCGACAAGCCCGTAGGGCGCAGGCGAGGGTTAGAAGTCATTGTCCAGCATCGCTGTGGCTATGAATTCTTAGCCTCGACAAGCCCGTAGGGCGCAGGCGAGGGTTAGAAGTCGTTGTCCAGCACCGCTGTGGCTACGAATTCTTAGACGCGACAAATCCGATAGTGTGTAGGAGCGTCCTAGAAGTCGTTGTCCAGCACCGCTGCGGCTATGAATTCTTAGCCTCGGCAAGCCCGTAGGGCGCATGCAAATCTTGAAGCATCGCGGCAGAATTGCTATACTATACTTAGGTTAAGATAGCATCAAAGCGAGGGGGAGCATCGATGGAAAATCTGGCGATCATCGACATGGGGTCGAACAGCATTCGGTTCATCGTCATGCAGATCAACGACAACCATTCGTATTTCCTGCAATATCAGCAAAAGGAGGCGATTCGGCTCGGCAAGGGCATGTCGGAGACGGGGCGGCTCAATCCAGACGGTGTGAGGCGTGCGCTTGAGTGCCTGCACGTCTACAAGCACATGATGGAGGTCATGCAGGTCACGCGCTGCATCGCGGTCGCGACGGCGGCGGCGAGGAGCGCATCCGACGGGCAGCAGTTCATCGAGCGCATCCGAGAAGAGACAGGCATCGAGATTGAGATCATCTCGGGTGAGCGCGAGGCATATCTCGGCTACCTCGGCGTCGTGAACACGATAGATGCGAAGGATTTCATCCAGTTTGACCTCGGCGGCGCATCGATCGAGGTGTCGCTCGTTTTGAACCGCAAGATCAAGGAGTCGGTTTCCGTACCCCTGGGCGCAGTGACGATGACGGACAAGTTTGGCATGCAGGACATCGTGACGCAGGGCGTCCTCGACAAGTGCGTGAAACATGTGGAAAAGAAGTTCCGCGAGATGATTCCCTGGGCGAAGGACAGACGCCTGCCCGTCATCGGCATCGGCGGCACCGTCCGAAACCTCGCGAAGATGGATCAGTACAAGACGAGCTACCAGCTCGCGCGCATCCACAACTACATCATTCCGCGCGAACGCTTCGAGCCTTGCTATCAGGCCATCATCAAGTCGAGCTGCACGAACCGCAGGAAGTTCGGCGGGCTTTCTACGGAACGCGCCGACATTATCGTCGCAGGTGCGACGATTGCACGCTGCCTCATGGAGTTCAGCGGCGGCAAAGACCTCATCGTTTCAGGCTGCGGCCTCCGAGACGGCGTTTTCTACGAGTATTACGGCAAGAAATACGGCGCAGGCTCGCCCGTCGTCAAGGACGTGCTCAAGGCGAGCGTAGAGAACTATCTGAAGCGCGTGGAGCGGCGCATGGAGCATCTAGGGCGCGTCCACGATCTCGCCCTGAGCCTCTTCGACCAGCTGAGGCGCCTGCACGGTGCTCCGAAGCGTTCGCGCGACC of the Selenomonas sputigena genome contains:
- the upp gene encoding uracil phosphoribosyltransferase, with the protein product MTQENQADLAVHIVDHPLVQHKLTLMRQKETGTKDFRELLEEIAMLMAYEITRDLPLEDVEIETPVAACHAKKLVGKKLGIVPILRAGLGMAEGVLRLVPAARVGHIGLYRDPETLQPVEYFCKLPGDISERLFIVVDPMLATGGSSAAALDLLKKKGAKNIVLLCLVAAPEGVRAVNTAHPDIPIYTAAVDDHLNEHGYIVPGLGDAGDRIFGTL
- the glyA gene encoding serine hydroxymethyltransferase; this encodes MALMDTLKKTDEKIASALEAELSRQRHKLELIASENIVSRAVMEAQGSVLTNKYAEGYPGKRYYGGCECVDVVETLAIERAKELFGAGYVNVQPHSGAQANMAVFFSLLSPGDTYMGMNLTDGGHLTHGSAVNMSGKYFHVVPYGVDKETECIDYDALEKQAKEVKPKLIVAGASAYARIIDFERLSAIAKAVGAYLMVDMAHIAGLVAGGMHPSPLPWADVVTTTTHKTLRGPRGGMILTKDAEFGAQFNKAIFPGIQGGPLMHVIAAKAVALEEALQPAFKEYAAQVVKNAKTLAASLQEKGFRIVSGGTDNHLMLVDLRSKGVTGKEAQNLLDGVGITANRNTIPFEPLSPFVTSGIRLGSPALTTRGFKETDMEEVAAIIALVLDHATDTAAQEEARKRVDALCEKYPLYE
- a CDS encoding Ppx/GppA phosphatase family protein, translating into MENLAIIDMGSNSIRFIVMQINDNHSYFLQYQQKEAIRLGKGMSETGRLNPDGVRRALECLHVYKHMMEVMQVTRCIAVATAAARSASDGQQFIERIREETGIEIEIISGEREAYLGYLGVVNTIDAKDFIQFDLGGASIEVSLVLNRKIKESVSVPLGAVTMTDKFGMQDIVTQGVLDKCVKHVEKKFREMIPWAKDRRLPVIGIGGTVRNLAKMDQYKTSYQLARIHNYIIPRERFEPCYQAIIKSSCTNRRKFGGLSTERADIIVAGATIARCLMEFSGGKDLIVSGCGLRDGVFYEYYGKKYGAGSPVVKDVLKASVENYLKRVERRMEHLGRVHDLALSLFDQLRRLHGAPKRSRDLLSVAAWLHDAGKIVNYYEHARNSAFIINNAPLYGMTQKEQLKASFIAGFHHGISNKIMRSYRYAMMVTQPEWKEIRKLATLLALAEAADVTYEGLVTGFEAAATSEGVALSVIAAPDADTRATDFEMQSFCKQFKKEFGRPLVIVWRK